A DNA window from Helianthus annuus cultivar XRQ/B chromosome 15, HanXRQr2.0-SUNRISE, whole genome shotgun sequence contains the following coding sequences:
- the LOC110913211 gene encoding uncharacterized protein LOC110913211: MAPGKDNLADSVSVLTPRQFDKFVREYRIPLDLHQALPSRTDAIHPFRQGKFAFYTRVCNFANYRVPFSRFFIKVLQFFRVHISQVNPFGLSRINHFELSCRALGQKPDLNVFRYFYKFITAGDWYMFAHRENVPSPSSNERSSLKNWKDNFFWLDDRCLPEDMRWRFKDQSMSFDLDEGFIFNEDLGRALVEHQSPIRPLPEHFLWLGRVSFSWARGDKDWPIIRRKRDRAAMSLLDALKVPSMDVFDFDFEEQAEGEVPLMKQVAASAHPIRTPADPNAATSSAAEATSSVPKNSSEQAATKTVSLVPVSSKGADGSSGSQAGRKSILDDVDDDPEIRKLDEALLYRPSSLKSKSVGADTDLVIRSRKRKSETVQIRFTDSLPPPKLKKTKGGSHSGGSVMEELDEHLSGGKSSREEAALARSGPTPAYSGGFIPDSEVESMEMENPEGADKGKAPSEPKVVTFSGTHLGSSLGPDCFMDDEEDQVSSLPSSWFGPELMSFFRYADLFSDDMDIDPSTAEEKFIPEWDIRNKDTVMDTLTARTMLFNINTPIDHAM; the protein is encoded by the exons ATGGCTCCAGGCAAGGATAACCTTGCGGATAGCGTTAGTGTCCTTACTCCTCGTCAGTTTGACAAGTTTGTTAGAGAGTATAGGATTCCTTTAGATCTTCATCAGGCCCTTCCTTCCAGAACGGACGCCATACATCCGTTCCGTCAAGGGAAATTTGCTTTTTACACCCGTGTTTGCAACTTTGCTAACTACAGGGTTCCTTTCTCTCGTTTTTTTATTAAGGTTTTGCAATTTTTTAGGGTTCATATTAGTCAGGTTAACCCCTTCGGTCTTAGCCGTATAAATCATTTTGAACTTTCTTGCCGGGCCCTTGGCCAGAAACCAGATTTAAACGTTTTCCGGTACTTTTACAAGTTTATCACGGCCGGAGACTGGTACATGTTCGCTCACCGGGAGAACGTTCCTTCTCCCTCCTCCAACGAGCGGTCTAGCTTGAAGAACTGGAAGGATAACTTCTTCTGGTTAGACGATCGTTGTCTTCCGGAGGACATGAGGTGGCGTTTCAAGGACCAGTCGATGTCTTTTGATTTGGACGAAGGTTTTATTTTTAACGAAGACTTGGGTCGTGCCTTGGTCGAGCATCAGTCCCCTATTCGTCCTCTTCCCGAGCATTTTCTTTGGTTAGGTCGAGTTAGTTTTTCGTGGGCCCGAGGGGATAAGGATTGGCCGATCATTCGCCGAAAGCGTGATC GTGCTGCGATGTCGCTTCTCGATGCTCTGAAGGTTCCCAGTATGGACGTGTTTGATTTTGACTTTGAGGAACAAGCTGAAGGGGAGGTTCCATTGATGAAACAGGTGGCCGCTTCGGCGCATCCTATTCGCACCCCTGCTGATCCTAATGCGGCCACGTCATCTGCTGCCGAGGCGACTTCCTCCGTTCCCAAGAATTCCTCCGAACAAGCCGCTACTAAGACGGTTTCCCTTGTTCCAGTTTCTTCTAAGGGAGCCGATGGTTCGTCCGGATCTCAGGCTGGGCGAAAGTCTATTCTAGACGATGTGGATGATGATCCGGAGATCCGCAAATTGGACGAAGCCCTTCTATATCGGCCTTCATCTTTGAAGAGCAAAAGTGTTGGGGCGGATACGGACCTGGTGATCCGTTCTCGCAAGAGGAAGAGTGAGACAGTTCAGATACGTTTCACCGATTCTCTCCCACCGCCAAAATTGAAGAAAACGAAAGGGGGTTCTCATTCTGGAGGCAGTGTGATGGAAGAACTTGATGAACATCTCTCTGGAGGTAAGAGTTCGAGGGAAGAAGCAGCTTTGGCTCGAAGTGGGCCGACTCCGGCTTATTCAGGTGGTTTTATCCCGGATAGTGAAGTGGAGAGTATGGAGATGGAGAATCCGGAGGGTGCGGATAAGGGAAAAGCCCCTAGTGAACCGAAGGTGGTAACTTTTTCAGGTACGCACTTGGGCTCATCTTTGGGTCCGGACTGTTTTATGGATGATGAGGAAGATCAAGTGTCTTCGCTTCCCTCATCCTGGTTCGGACCTGAGTTGATGTCCTTTTTTCGATATGCAGATCTGTTCTCGGATGATATGGATATTGACCCCTCAACTGCCGAGGAAAAATTTATTCCCGAATGGGACATCCGGAACAAAGATACGGTGATGGACACTttgacagccagaacgatgcttttTAATATAAATACTCCGATAGACCATgctatgtaa